The Mus pahari chromosome 5, PAHARI_EIJ_v1.1, whole genome shotgun sequence genomic sequence ACCTTTAGCTGTTAGAAAGGAGGTGGCCCGGCCATCGAAAACTTTGTAGCAGCCAATGTCCTGAGGCTGTGGGGACAACTTTCCCATGGGGATCTCCAAGCATCAGCTTGTGTGGAGccaggaaggtgggaggggaacTTCTCAGCAGAGTCCTACCCATGGGCAGCCAGGATGGTGTCAGCTTGGCTGCCTGAACCATCCTCCTGATTATGAAATGTGCCTGGAGCGATATGTGcctgagtcacacacacatactcacggGTTCAACATCAGAACTGGGAGCCCTTAGTTCTGAGAGATagaaactgagacccaggagaggaaagggttggtCCCATGTTGGCTTTCTGACTCTAGCCTCTGCTTCAGGCGGTGGTCATGTGCTCTCTGCGCGACGTAgccagaagaagaaggagaaaaggagcgAGAACTGTAGAGCAGGCTCTCAGGCTCCTGGGTGGTTCCCTCCAGGGTCAGTAGCAAGCTGTGGACTTGCCCCTGGGAATCCGGGGAAATTACAGTCTTGTAAACCAGGGCTCTCCTTGGAAGCCTCTCGCCTTCTTGGTTTTGTCCCTCTTCAGGGGTGTGTAGCGGCCCTCCAGAGAGGTCAGGGACTTGGCCAGAGTGTCAccttttactttacttttctcATCTAGAAAAGAGGTGGTTCTCCTCATGGCCAGGCTGGGAGAGAGCTCTAGACTCACATCTGTGGTTGGAACCTAGTGGCAGTGCTCCCTGGAGGTGCTGTCTGGGAGTCTCTTCATTTCTCTCATCTGGGGAATGATTGACAGCCCTTCTTGCATTCTAGGGTTTTGTGGTCTTACCTAGAAGTAGTGGAGAGGAGTAAGGAGCTGAGCAGTCCAAGGTTTTGGAACCGGCTGTCTGTTGGGATGGGGGTGTGGGTAAaatgggtggagggagggagagagaaagagagaagggggaaggggcagCAGGTGTTTAGGGTCTCCTTACAGAAAGGCCTATGCAAATGCTGCACAGATAGGCAAATCATATGTAAATGAAAGCTTTTGTTTGGGGGGCTGTGCACTGCACATCATCTGGCTTAGCCAGAAGGTTGACAGAttctggggggcgggggaagggatCTTCTGCCCCAGGCCTGGGCAGAGCCTGGTTCTTGCCCCAGAAGCCACAGCTGCTTGTGTAGCCCTGTGGGCTGGGAGAAGCAGTGAGCTCATGGCACAGCTGTAGTGGGGAGGGTATTGTGTGGTGAGGACTGACTAGGCCCGTGCCCTGTCCAGCATGGTGCCCCGTCCAGTGCAGTACcccagccagcctgggccactgGCTCCATTGTCTAGCCCAGGTGACAGAGGTAAGCCAACCAGCCTTTCTGTAAGATGTTGTCAGTTCCCCTCCAGCAAAAGGCTCAGAATCCCTTAGCTAGGAGTTCTGTCTGAGCCCGGAGAGACACCACACATGGCAGGGTAGGAGCGATAAAGATCCAGCCATGAACTAGAGAGTCAGGAATCAGGtgtgcttcttttatttattatttccaatTGCATGCGTACGCATGGGTGCAGTTGcgtatgtgtgagtgtctgtgtaaaggtcagaggtcaacctcaggggCCATGGCTCAGGAGCCATCCACTGcatttattcttgtgtgtgtggacaactttcaggattcagttccttccttccttcccttgtgtattctggggatcaaacttaggttgtcaggcttatgTGACAACTCACCAGCCACCTTGCCAAGTTTTCCCcatagttgctgggatttgaactcgggtcctgaTGCTTGCTCAGAAAGCATTTTACTTACTGGGCTGTCTATACCTCAGACTCTGGATGGACTCTTTTGTTCACGTGGGCGCTCTGCCTCTAGTTAGCTGGAGATAGAGTATTCCTCTGTTCGGGTTGCTCTGAACCTAAGTGATGTGCTGCGATGCTggtgtctctctttttttttttggtttttcgagacagggtttctctgtatagccctggctgtcctggaactcactctgtagaccaggctggcctcgaactcagaaatccgcctgcctctgcctcccgagtgctgggattaaaggcgtgcgccaccacgcccggctcgatgCTGGTGTCTCTTATCCCAGCAGCTCTTCCGCGTTCCCATCTGTCTTCGCCCAGCTATGTTCTCACTGTCCCTAGGTTTCCCTTTCCTTCACAGGCAGCAGTCAAGAATGGTGCTGATGATACTGGCCATCAAGTGGGGACCCGTTCTTTCTAAAAAGATTCcagttctttctgcctttccccaCAGGAGCCAGGTGCTACGCCCGGCAGGTGCATGTCCCCAAGGGGCCTCTTTACCGGGTGGCTGGCACCGCTGTCTCTATCTCCTGCAACGTGAGTGACTACGAGGGCCCTGCCCAGCAAGACTTCGAGTGGTTCATGTACAGACCAGAGGCCCCAGCTACGTCCCTGGGCATCATCAGCACCAAGGATAGCCAGTTCTCCTATGCTGTCTTTGGGCCTCGTGTGGCATCTGGTGACCTGCAGGTGCAGCGCCTGAAGGGAGATTCAGTGGTGCTCAAGATTGCCCGCCTGCAGGCCCAGGACTCTGGCTTTTATGAGTGCTACACTCCCTCCACGGATACGCAGTACCTGGGCAACTACAGTGCCAAGGTGGAGCTGAGAGGTATTGGGCTCTGAGCTGGGTGGTGAGagagcctcccaagttctggggttataggcataaGCCAGCACACCcagaactatttttttctttatcttcctccttctctgtcttcctcttccttctcctcttcttcccctacccccatcttctcagtactggagattgaacctacaGCATGGAGAATACCAAGGGAGCACTCTACTAAGCTATATTCCCTGTGTTGTTTTTTGAGGGCTCACTCTTGAGGTCTGGCTTACAACTAGCCTAGGTTGGCCTGAAATTGGTGGCTAAACTCCCACAATTCACTGTGTAACTCAGGCCATCTTGTGTCAGCTCTGGTGCCATCAAGCCAGTCTTTCcagaagtttttgttgttgttgttgttgttgttgttttgttttttttcctttgggaggGGGTAGGATAGGATGAATCAGAAACTTTCCAAGTTGACCAGACCAACACTGACtgaacttgttctgtagcccaGATGGTCCTTGAACTTGACtcttctgccttagcttcctgggtagctgggattatagaccaGCACCATCAGGTCCAGCCTCTTTATCTttagagaaggaagacaggattACTTTTCTGAGTACTTAAAATGGGTGAGCCTCAGACATCAGAGTAGGTGTCAGTAGGCTTGTTCTGTGACGTTCTGCAAGTATTTATTGAACATCTTGATGAGCCCAGACCAGGCTTGGCATCTCTGAGGTATAGAAGAAAGCTACAGCACACAGTTCGTACATTCCAGGAGACTACAGAGTGTGTAGTGAAATAGGatacacacaggaaacagaagggaTGCTGGCTGCAAGCCCACTCTCACGAAAGCCTTTCTCTCCAGTTCTTCCAGATGAGCTGCAGGTATCTGCTGCCCCTCCAGGGCCCCGAGGGCGCCAGGCTGCCACCTCCCCCTCACGCCTCACAGTGCACGAGGGGCAGGAGCTTGCGCTGGGCTGCTTGGCTcagaccaaaacaaagaaacacacacacctgtcGGTGTCCTTTGGGAGAGCCATTCCGGAGGCGCCAGTGGGGCGAGCCACTCTACAGGAAGTAGTGGGACTGCGCTCCGACATGGCGGTGGAGGCTGGAGCTCCCTACGCCGAGAGGCTAGCTTCCGGGGAGCTTCGGCTGAGCAAGGAAGGGACTGATCGGTACCGCATGGTGGTCGGGGGTGCCCAGGCTGGAGACTCGGGCACCTACCACTGTACGGCCGCTGAGTGGATTCAGGATCCTGACGGCTCCTGGGTCCAGGTCGCAGAGAAGAGGGCAGTCCTAGCTCATGTCGATGTGCAGACACTGTGTGAGTGCCGCATAGCCCACTGAGGGGGTCTCTCAGTTGGGCATCGGGAGTGCCGCATGGGCGTGGAGATACAAAGGCTATGGGGGAAGGGTGAAATTCGGGTCCTGGGGTGAGGGATATATAAGACGCCTCTAAATTTCTGTAAAGAGGAATTACAGGTGGGGGGACCCTGGCATCTCTGTGactcctcccatttccttctgtgtttcaGCCAGCCAGCTGGCAGTGACCGTGGGACCCGGTGAACGTCGGATTGGCCCAGGCGAACCCTTAGAACTGCTGTGCAATGTGTCCGGTGCACTGCCCCCACCAGGCCGTCATGCTGCGTACTCTGTGGGCTGGGAGATGGCCCCTGCGGGGGCTCCTGGGCCCGGCCGCCTGGTGGCCCAGCTGGACACAGAAGGTATAGGCAGCCTGGGCCCTGGCTATGAGGACCGGCACATTGCCATGGAAAAAGTGGCATCCAGAACCTACCGACTTCGGCTGGAGGCTGCCAGGCCCGCTGATGCAGGCACCTACCGCTGCCTCGCCAAAGCCTATGTCCGAGGGTCTGGGACCCGGCTTCGCGAAGCGGCCAGTGCTCGTTCCCGGCCTCTCCCTGTGCATGTGAGAGAAGAAGGTGAGAGGATGTTGAGCCCTTGACGGGGTTCAGAACTTAGAGAATTTATTTCCTAACCTCTTAGCCCCTGGGCCTTCACCCTGTTACCCCGTGTTCTTTGCTCTGCAGGCGTGGTGCTAGAGGCCGTGGCGTGGCTAGCAGGGGGCACTGTGTACCGGGGAGAGACAGCCTCCCTGCTCTGCAACATCTCTGTGCGGGGCGGCCCCCCAGGGCTGCGACTAGCAGCCAGCTGGTGGGTGGAGAGGCCGGAGGAGGGCGAGCTGAGCTCAGGCCCTGCTCAGCTTGTGGGTGGAGTGGGTCAGGATGGTGTGGCAGAGCTGGGAGTCCGACCTGGAGGGGGTCCCGTCAGTGTGGAGCTGGTGGGACCCAGAAGTCATCGGCTAAGACTGCACGGCTTGGGGCCCGAGGACGAGGGCATATACCACTGTGCCCCAAGTGCCTGGGTGCAGCATGCGGACTACAGCTGGTACCAGGCAGGCAGTGCGCGCTCTGGGCCTGTCACAGTTTACCCCTACACGCATGGTGAGTGATAGCCACCCTCTacccccctgctcctgctctgtttgcccctttccatcttcctgtcttcccttgcTATCCTTTTTCCATGTCCCTTTGCATGAAGAGCCCCAAGCCGGCCTGAGTGCTGAGACGGgaggggggtagggggaggggggttttgtgtgtgtgtgtgtgtgtgtgtgtggtgggggaagtGTAGGTAGGCAGGACTGGCCTCCTTGGGGGAGGACTGAGTCTAGAAAATCTGCACGGGAGAGTGTCAGAGACCAGTGTGACAGCAAGCGGAGGACCATGGCACTCTCTGAGCAGAGCCTGTCTTCTTTTCCACCAGCTGTGGATACCCTATTTGTGCCCCTGTTGGTGGGTACAGGAGTCGCCCTAGTTACCGGTGCCAGTGTCCTGGCTACCATCACCTGCTGTTTTATGAAGAGGATGCGGAAGCGGTGATCTGTAGCGCGCCCCAGGTGAGGGAAAGGAACCCCCAAGCCCTGCCTTCCTCAGGCTTCCTGCGCTGAGCTGTATGTACCTGGGCTCCGTCTGGCGGAGAAGCAGCCAGTGCAGTCCTGCAGGATCGTGCAGCACGGTGAGGGTCTAAGGGAGACTGTTCCTCAGCCGACTCCACATGCTCTTTCCAGTTCTTGCAGGTGTCGACTGTCTTCCAGCCAGTGCCACCCCTCCTCTGGTTGCCTGGATACCCTCTCCCTCCGTCCAGCCCACCTTTAATTTATTTGACCAGCCATCACCTAGAGTGGGAGACATGGCTCCCCTGTTCCCACCTTCCCTCAAGTTCCCTGGCTGCCGTTCTTAGTCTCACACTCATGTTGTAGGAAGGCCAGTTCCTGTCCTCAAACTAGTTTTTCTAAAATGTGAATAAACTGGTTTTGTAAAATCGAGGCCTGTTGTGTCTTCTCTTGCGGCAAAGCTATAAAAGGCAGcatcggggggtgggggtgggcgttGCTAATAGGGTGGTTGCTGGACAAcccgggcctctcttcccaccatAAACACCATCTGTCCTCCGTGGGCCTTGTTACCCACTAACTGTATGAGGGGATGCCGGGGTCCCATCTGTTGTCCAAAATGTCTGTGCTGAGCCAAGTCCTAATGGGGCTTCTATTTGGGAAGGGGGACCTAGGAAGAGTTCCATCTTAGCATTGTCCCTTTCACAGAGCTCATGAGTCTCTTCTGAGCGCTCCAGACTGGGGCacaccctcctctggtctctttcTCCTGGTGCAACTAGTCTTGGACTAGACTCCTCCCAACAGGCCCTGGGGCCTCAGTCTTTTTCCTCCTGACCTTAATTATTCTCTGACAGCGGCCAGCCGATCAGGATCCTACTTAGGGACAGTTGGGAGAGCCTGTGTCCTCTGTGTACACAGAAGCCGCTGCATCTGCTGACATCCGATGCCAGGACTCACCTGCCGGCTAGCCACAGCTCCCTGCCTAAAGGGTTCTCCGGTATAAGAGCCTCAGCTGTCCTACTACTTTGAGCGGCATCCAGTGTACCTTTTTCATTCAGCAATTGAAAGTTTATTGAGCATTATTGAGTTTGCCacatgtcattaaaaaaaaaaaaaaaaaaaaaaaaacagataaggaagctgaggcccagagaagtTACATGTCTTGCTGAGAGTCATAGAGGTAATTCGTGACAATCAGCATTGGTGCTAGAACATAGGTCTCCTGGCCGTGCCCTGGACAGCAGTGGCCTGAGAGACCTCCAGGaacagtttcagtgtctctattCCAGTGCTTCCTGGGCGGATACCAAGCACCCCACCCCTCTCGTCTAGACTCCACGTTtttcctgagttcaaaccctgctccctccctccctgtgcacAGGTCCAACATGTTCACGGGATCCCGGCAGATTCATGTGCACGGATCTCATCTTGGAGAGTGACCCAGCTGGTTCGGAAACCTGCGTCCATTAATAGATGAAAGGGGAGAGGCAACAGGCAGCTTGAGTCCTCTCTGAGTGGACCCATGCTGAGCTGGGCACTGGGAGGGTGGCCCCAGTGCCCCGTTGGATGCTGGCTTCttagcctgggacagagcagcaGACTTTTATTTGAGGGCAGGGATGGGTGTAGCCAGGGCCAGAGTCTGAGCCAGTCCTATCAGGGGACGTGCTCACTTGG encodes the following:
- the Igsf8 gene encoding immunoglobulin superfamily member 8; translated protein: MGVPSPTSLSSLLLLLLILGARCYARQVHVPKGPLYRVAGTAVSISCNVSDYEGPAQQDFEWFMYRPEAPATSLGIISTKDSQFSYAVFGPRVASGDLQVQRLKGDSVVLKIARLQAQDSGFYECYTPSTDTQYLGNYSAKVELRVLPDELQVSAAPPGPRGRQAATSPSRLTVHEGQELALGCLAQTKTKKHTHLSVSFGRAIPEAPVGRATLQEVVGLRSDMAVEAGAPYAERLASGELRLSKEGTDRYRMVVGGAQAGDSGTYHCTAAEWIQDPDGSWVQVAEKRAVLAHVDVQTLSSQLAVTVGPGERRIGPGEPLELLCNVSGALPPPGRHAAYSVGWEMAPAGAPGPGRLVAQLDTEGIGSLGPGYEDRHIAMEKVASRTYRLRLEAARPADAGTYRCLAKAYVRGSGTRLREAASARSRPLPVHVREEGVVLEAVAWLAGGTVYRGETASLLCNISVRGGPPGLRLAASWWVERPEEGELSSGPAQLVGGVGQDGVAELGVRPGGGPVSVELVGPRSHRLRLHGLGPEDEGIYHCAPSAWVQHADYSWYQAGSARSGPVTVYPYTHAVDTLFVPLLVGTGVALVTGASVLATITCCFMKRMRKR